From Cellulosimicrobium cellulans, the proteins below share one genomic window:
- a CDS encoding DNA translocase FtsK, with translation MATRTSPQARRTASNRTPAPRTSARGGSSSARGTSRAGTGRGRSTSSGSRRPARRPASGPPWPVRAVRAVWLGAAHGVGALVRTIGKGARELDPAHRRDGVAFFLIGLAVVVAAREWWGIQGTFGLVVHGVVAGTFGLAGVAVPVLLLWLAVRIMRHPERAQANSRVAIGLTLIVVSVCSLVHISEDLPAPRDGFEAVQDAGGIVGYLAATPVTTGLTPWFAVPIFLLLGFFGLLVVTATPVHRIPSRLRGLYDVLTGNHRADDAELDADGLALAEGVSRHDGSDVPAGRRPRKPRKTKAQRAAEAAEIEKPEGGFSGDEAFETAAFLDYEEDSPRGRGRKRRGDDPAPGTAPTEAVPAVGQGTAQDTAAAAMGAVAPDPADGVGSVPPPPPSSPLPRGVQPMLEGDTVYLLPNEDSLVKGAPHKVRSAANDRVVEALTQTFEQFEVDAKVTGFTRGPTVTRYEVEVGPKVKVERITSLSNNIAYAVASADVRILAPIPGKSAIGIEIPNTDRETVVLGDVLRSSAARRTEHPMVMGVGKDVEGGYVVANLAKMPHILVAGATGAGKSSFINSMITSILMRSTPEQVRLVLVDPKRVELTIYEGIPHLITPIITNPKKAAEALDWVVREMDARYDDLAAFGYKHIDDFNAAVRSGKVKPLPGSERKIAPYPYLLVVVDELADLMMVAPRDVEASIQRITQLARAAGIHLVLATQRPSVDVVTGLIKANVPSRLAFATSSLADSRVVLDQPGAEKLIGQGDALFLPMGAAKPMRVQGAWVSESEVHSVVEHVKGQLKPVYREDVAQSVTKKQVDEDIGDDLDLLLQATELVVTSQFGSTSMLQRKLRVGFAKAGRLMDLLESREIVGPSEGSKAREVLVTPEELPSALALIRGEPAQEVFDGQAPAPSAAPGGSAGHDYGEGTDGHMPPVATDYHDGADVESGWR, from the coding sequence ATGGCGACCCGCACGTCCCCGCAGGCACGTCGGACCGCGAGCAACCGCACGCCAGCGCCCCGCACCTCGGCGCGCGGCGGTTCGTCCTCGGCCCGCGGCACGTCGCGCGCCGGTACGGGTCGCGGGCGGTCCACCTCCTCCGGCTCACGCCGGCCCGCCCGGCGACCTGCGTCGGGGCCGCCGTGGCCCGTCCGCGCGGTGCGGGCGGTCTGGCTCGGCGCGGCGCACGGCGTGGGAGCGCTCGTGCGCACCATCGGAAAGGGAGCAAGAGAGCTGGACCCGGCACACCGGCGCGACGGCGTCGCGTTCTTCCTCATCGGCCTCGCGGTCGTCGTCGCGGCCCGCGAGTGGTGGGGCATCCAGGGCACGTTCGGCCTGGTCGTCCACGGCGTCGTCGCGGGCACGTTCGGCCTCGCGGGCGTCGCCGTGCCCGTCCTGCTGCTCTGGCTCGCCGTGCGCATCATGCGCCACCCCGAGCGCGCCCAGGCGAACTCGCGGGTCGCGATCGGGCTGACCCTCATCGTCGTGTCGGTGTGCTCGCTCGTGCACATCTCCGAGGACCTTCCCGCCCCGCGCGACGGCTTCGAGGCCGTGCAGGACGCGGGCGGGATCGTCGGCTACCTCGCCGCGACGCCCGTGACCACGGGGCTGACGCCCTGGTTCGCGGTGCCCATCTTCCTGCTGCTCGGGTTCTTCGGGCTGCTGGTCGTCACCGCGACGCCGGTGCACCGGATCCCGAGCCGGCTGCGCGGCCTCTACGACGTGCTCACCGGCAACCACCGCGCGGACGACGCGGAGCTGGACGCCGACGGTCTCGCGCTCGCGGAGGGCGTCTCGCGCCACGACGGCTCCGACGTCCCGGCCGGTCGTCGCCCCCGCAAGCCCCGGAAGACCAAGGCGCAGCGCGCCGCGGAGGCGGCCGAGATCGAGAAGCCCGAGGGCGGCTTCTCGGGCGACGAGGCGTTCGAGACCGCGGCGTTCCTCGACTACGAGGAGGACTCCCCGCGAGGGCGCGGCAGGAAGCGCCGCGGCGACGACCCGGCGCCCGGCACCGCGCCCACCGAGGCCGTCCCCGCCGTCGGGCAGGGCACCGCCCAGGACACCGCGGCGGCCGCGATGGGTGCCGTCGCGCCCGACCCCGCCGACGGCGTGGGCAGCGTCCCGCCGCCCCCGCCGAGCAGCCCGCTGCCGCGCGGGGTGCAGCCGATGCTCGAGGGCGACACCGTCTACCTCCTGCCCAACGAGGACTCCCTGGTCAAGGGGGCGCCGCACAAGGTCCGGTCGGCGGCGAACGACCGCGTCGTGGAGGCGCTCACCCAGACGTTCGAGCAGTTCGAGGTCGACGCGAAGGTCACCGGCTTCACGCGCGGCCCGACGGTCACGCGCTACGAGGTCGAGGTCGGTCCCAAGGTCAAGGTCGAGCGCATCACGTCGCTCTCGAACAACATCGCCTACGCGGTCGCGAGCGCGGACGTGCGCATCCTCGCGCCGATCCCCGGCAAGTCGGCGATCGGCATCGAGATCCCCAACACCGACCGCGAGACGGTCGTGCTCGGCGACGTGCTGCGGTCGTCGGCGGCGCGCCGGACCGAGCACCCCATGGTCATGGGCGTGGGCAAGGACGTCGAGGGCGGCTACGTCGTCGCGAACCTCGCCAAGATGCCGCACATCCTCGTCGCGGGCGCGACGGGGGCCGGCAAGTCGAGCTTCATCAACTCCATGATCACGTCGATCCTCATGCGGTCGACGCCCGAGCAGGTGCGCCTCGTGCTCGTGGACCCGAAGCGCGTCGAGCTGACGATCTACGAGGGGATCCCGCACCTCATCACGCCCATCATCACGAACCCGAAGAAGGCCGCCGAGGCCCTCGACTGGGTCGTGCGGGAGATGGACGCGCGGTACGACGACCTCGCCGCGTTCGGGTACAAGCACATCGACGACTTCAACGCCGCCGTGCGCTCGGGCAAGGTCAAGCCGCTGCCGGGCTCCGAGCGCAAGATCGCGCCGTACCCGTACCTGCTCGTGGTCGTCGACGAGCTCGCGGACCTCATGATGGTCGCCCCGCGCGACGTCGAGGCGTCGATCCAGCGCATCACGCAGCTCGCGCGCGCCGCGGGGATCCACCTCGTGCTCGCGACGCAGCGGCCGTCGGTCGACGTCGTCACCGGCCTCATCAAGGCCAACGTGCCGTCGCGACTCGCGTTCGCGACCTCCTCGCTCGCGGACTCGCGCGTCGTGCTCGACCAGCCGGGCGCCGAGAAGCTCATCGGACAGGGTGACGCGCTGTTCCTCCCGATGGGCGCCGCGAAGCCCATGCGCGTCCAGGGCGCGTGGGTCTCGGAGTCCGAGGTGCACTCGGTCGTCGAGCACGTCAAGGGCCAGCTCAAGCCGGTCTACCGCGAGGACGTGGCCCAGTCCGTCACGAAGAAGCAGGTCGACGAGGACATCGGCGACGACCTCGACCTGCTCCTGCAGGCGACGGAGCTGGTCGTGACCTCGCAGTTCGGCTCGACGTCGATGCTCCAGCGCAAGCTGCGCGTCGGGTTCGCCAAGGCGGGTCGCCTCATGGACCTCCTCGAGTCGCGCGAGATCGTCGGCCCGTCCGAGGGGTCCAAGGCCCGCGAGGTGCTCGTGACGCCGGAGGAGCTGCCGTCCGCGCTCGCGCTGATCCGGGGCGAGCCGGCGCAGGAGGTCTTCGACGGGCAGGCTCCCGCGCCCTCCGCCGCCCCCGGTGGGAGCGCGGGGCACGACTACGGCGAGGGCACCGACGGGCACATGCCGCCGGTGGCGACGGACTACCACGACGGGGCCGACGTGGAGTCGGGCTGGCGCTGA
- the pgsA gene encoding CDP-diacylglycerol--glycerol-3-phosphate 3-phosphatidyltransferase, with product MVTAVPSPWNSANLVTMARILLVPFFAWALLVDGGESVTWRLVATGIFVLAATSDRLDGYLARKYDLVTDLGKLLDPIADKLLVGTALVLLAWPLGELPWWVPVVVLARELGVTLLRFAVLKYAVMPASRGGKLKTVLQTVAITLFLLPLAHLPAWIGVVAWVVLAAAILVTVVTGVEYAYQGWRLRRDAIRAARLAERGATPDAASAS from the coding sequence GTGGTCACTGCCGTCCCCTCGCCGTGGAACTCCGCGAACCTCGTCACCATGGCGAGGATCCTGCTCGTCCCGTTCTTCGCGTGGGCGCTGCTCGTCGACGGCGGGGAGTCCGTCACGTGGCGGCTGGTCGCGACCGGCATCTTCGTCCTCGCCGCGACGTCGGACCGCCTGGACGGCTACCTGGCGCGCAAGTACGACCTCGTCACGGACCTCGGCAAGCTGCTCGACCCGATCGCGGACAAGCTGCTCGTCGGCACCGCGCTGGTCCTGCTCGCGTGGCCGCTCGGCGAGCTGCCCTGGTGGGTGCCCGTGGTCGTGCTCGCGCGCGAGCTCGGCGTCACGCTCCTGCGGTTCGCGGTCCTCAAGTACGCGGTCATGCCCGCGTCCCGCGGCGGCAAGCTCAAGACGGTGCTCCAGACGGTCGCGATCACGCTCTTCCTCCTGCCGTTGGCGCACCTGCCCGCGTGGATCGGCGTCGTCGCCTGGGTGGTGCTCGCCGCCGCGATCCTCGTCACCGTCGTGACGGGGGTGGAGTACGCCTACCAGGGCTGGCGGCTGCGGCGCGACGCGATCCGCGCGGCCCGCCTCGCCGAGCGCGGGGCGACGCCGGACGCCGCGTCGGCGTCGTGA
- a CDS encoding CinA family protein, whose product MTGAARDAGAGAPVARPDVVGLLAALEARGWTLATAESLTGGLLSATIVDVPGASRVLRGAVVAYATDVKRSVLGVDGDLLAAHGAVHPDVAREMAERVREVLGADVGVATTGVAGPDPQDGQQPGTVFVAASGPRGTQVRRLHLGGERATVRAGTVAAAIDLARAVAEEQPLEDRRGEIRG is encoded by the coding sequence GTGACGGGGGCGGCGCGCGACGCCGGTGCGGGGGCCCCGGTCGCCCGCCCGGACGTCGTCGGGCTCCTCGCCGCGCTCGAGGCGCGCGGGTGGACCCTCGCGACCGCCGAGTCGCTCACGGGCGGCCTGCTCTCCGCGACGATCGTCGACGTCCCGGGCGCGTCGCGCGTGCTCCGCGGCGCCGTCGTCGCGTACGCGACGGACGTCAAGCGGTCGGTGCTCGGGGTCGACGGCGACCTCCTCGCCGCGCACGGAGCCGTCCACCCGGACGTCGCGCGCGAGATGGCGGAGCGGGTGCGGGAGGTGCTCGGTGCGGACGTCGGGGTCGCGACCACGGGCGTCGCGGGACCGGACCCGCAGGACGGCCAGCAGCCGGGCACGGTGTTCGTCGCCGCCAGCGGGCCGCGGGGGACGCAGGTGCGGCGGCTGCACCTCGGCGGCGAGCGCGCGACGGTCCGGGCCGGGACGGTCGCGGCGGCGATCGACCTCGCGCGCGCGGTGGCCGAGGAGCAGCCTCTCGAGGACCGGCGGGGTGAAATCCGCGGGTGA
- a CDS encoding helix-turn-helix domain-containing protein has translation MIVLRREIGDVLRDARQRQGRTLREVSSAARVSLGYLSEVERGQKEASSELLGSICEALDIPMSLVLREVSDRVAVAEGLLIPDTIPADFATAVLGRQNPEGTARREDLQPVG, from the coding sequence ATGATTGTTCTTCGACGAGAGATCGGGGACGTGCTGCGAGACGCTCGCCAGCGACAGGGGCGCACCCTGCGAGAGGTGTCCTCCGCCGCACGGGTCTCGCTGGGCTACCTCAGCGAGGTCGAGCGCGGTCAGAAGGAAGCGTCGTCGGAGCTCCTCGGCTCGATCTGCGAGGCGCTCGACATCCCGATGTCGTTGGTGCTGCGCGAGGTCAGCGACCGGGTCGCCGTCGCCGAGGGTCTGCTCATCCCGGACACGATCCCGGCAGACTTCGCGACCGCGGTCCTCGGGCGGCAGAACCCCGAGGGCACGGCACGACGAGAGGACCTGCAGCCCGTCGGCTGA
- a CDS encoding DNA-formamidopyrimidine glycosylase family protein: MPEGDILRLVSARLDEALAGRVLVRAELRWPTAAEVDFTGRTVVANVPYGKHLFTRLDDGRSLHTHLRMEGSWRLARTGSRDARGAEPNVRVVLANEWWTAVGNRIGMLHVLRSADERTITGPLGPDVLADDFLTAGVAEAVARLRADDAAGGTGPRHRPGRERTGVPVAEALLDQHLVAGIGTIYTAESLFAERIYPWTPVRDVEDLASVLTTARALMQRTVRHGFDPRAGVVRHVHARTRKACHVCGTPVAEGTANEPPYERPVFWCPSCQAPPASG; the protein is encoded by the coding sequence GTGCCCGAGGGTGACATCCTGCGGCTCGTGTCCGCGCGCCTGGACGAGGCGCTCGCCGGCCGGGTCCTCGTGCGCGCGGAGCTGCGATGGCCGACCGCCGCTGAGGTCGACTTCACGGGCCGGACCGTCGTGGCGAACGTGCCGTACGGCAAGCACCTGTTCACGCGGCTGGACGACGGTCGGTCGTTGCACACGCACCTGCGCATGGAGGGGTCGTGGCGCCTCGCCCGCACGGGGTCCCGGGACGCGCGCGGCGCGGAGCCGAACGTGCGCGTGGTGCTCGCCAACGAGTGGTGGACGGCGGTGGGCAACCGCATCGGGATGCTCCACGTGCTGCGCTCGGCGGACGAACGGACCATCACCGGCCCGCTCGGCCCCGACGTGCTGGCCGACGACTTCCTCACGGCGGGTGTCGCGGAGGCCGTCGCGCGCCTGCGGGCGGACGACGCGGCGGGAGGCACGGGACCACGGCACCGACCCGGCCGCGAGAGGACCGGCGTCCCCGTCGCGGAGGCGCTGCTCGACCAGCACCTCGTCGCCGGCATCGGCACGATCTACACGGCCGAGTCGCTCTTCGCGGAGCGGATCTACCCGTGGACGCCGGTCCGGGACGTCGAGGACCTCGCCAGCGTGCTCACGACGGCCCGAGCGCTCATGCAGCGCACCGTCCGGCACGGGTTCGACCCCCGGGCCGGCGTGGTGCGCCACGTGCACGCGCGCACACGAAAGGCGTGCCACGTCTGTGGCACGCCTGTCGCAGAAGGTACGGCGAACGAGCCGCCGTACGAACGTCCGGTCTTCTGGTGTCCCTCGTGCCAGGCGCCGCCCGCGAGCGGGTGA
- a CDS encoding Lhr family helicase, with product MTVDPLARFAAPTRAWFSGAFDAPTAAQAGAWDAVSSDRHALVVAPTGSGKTLAAFLWSLDRIMAAPASGEEVARGQRCRVVYVSPLKALAADVERNLRSPLAGIRQAAVRLGLEVPDVVVGTRTGDTPTSERRRLATHPPDILITTPESLFLVLTSQARAGLAGVETVIVDEIHAVAGTKRGAHLAVSLERLDAFLEAQDRPPAQRVGLSATVRPVEAVATFLGGHRPEAEAGREVVVVQPPASKRIEVDVVVPVPDLADLGSAALVPDTSRRTAARPGGGGTAPGTGLDDLPPLPPGEPDLSGPATSRPTGAPDVRPPRPSVWPHVEERVVDLVADHRSTLVFTNSRRGAERLTARMNEVWAERQGEDVLDPGTITAAQVQAQSGASSGAEPVIARAHHGSMSRAERTRTETELKDGRLPAVVATSSLELGIDMGAVDLVVQVGAPPSVASGLQRIGRAGHQVGAVSHGVVFPTHRGDLVPSAVVAERMRTGGIEELHVLANPLDVLAQQVVAMVAVDEWTVAELATVVRRSAPYAHLGDAPLHAVLDMLAGRYPSEDFGELRARIVWDRASGRITGRPGALRLAATSGGTIPDRGMYGVFLATDSGTGTVAGDPDTAGGRAPRGGKRVGELDEEMVYESRVGDTFTLGSSTWRIEDITPDRVLVTPAPGIPGRLPFWKGDSPGRPAELGRALGAWVRETDTLAADDHDAAADRLSSAGLDAWASDNLLAYLREQRDATGRVPDDRTVVVERFRDELGDWRVVVHSPYGAKVHAPWALVLAARLRERYGVDAAAMHADDGIVLRLPDTGDSWLEGSSDGTGGLGGDAPVVPVEDLLLDPDEVLDAVRDELGGSVMFASRFREAAARALLLPRRRPDRRQPLWQQRQRSAQLLSVASQYPEFPIVLEAARECLQDDFDVAALTDLMRDLAAGRVRLVEVTTPTPSPFAQSLLFGYTAQFLYDGDAPLAERRAAALSLDPTLLAELLGGDGVAAQLADLLDPAQIERTEAELGALAPERQARHAEDVWDVLRRVGPLTDAEVAARTREDVRADAGAWVRELEAARRVIRVRLAGVAPERAVQWAVVEDAGRLRDALGVALPVGIPEVFTEPVPDPLGDLVRRHARTHGPFTAGDLATRLGLGVAVVVQTLERLEAARIVVRGRLRPESIGGTGDDWCDAEVLRVLRRRSLAALRAEVEPVPAETLGVFLPRWQGLGALRGSDGLLRVVEQLSGAAVPASALETLVLPSRVTDYTPTMLDELTTTGEVVWCGHAPLPGSGGGDGLVSLHLAEWAPLTLPDPGPAPGSGLHATLLDLLDGSGGYFLPRLAERAGADVGPTLEALWDLVWSGHVTNDGLGSLRARLGAGGGAHRAPRAPARARPVGRGRFAGLRPPTSPDTTLRGGAGRWSALPPREPDPTRRAHALARVLLDRHGVLTRAVAPAEGVAGSFRAVYRVLSELEATGAARRGYFVEHLGGSQFALPGAVDQLRTDAQDRERAIESAAARGSGTGSDALPPLRPDDRTSRGGPRPGAVLLAATDPANPYGAALPWPARPSAVDPGPGTAASPVAPATAGPPSGSAASPARAATGTDASRGHRPGRKAGAVVVLSDGDLALYVERGGRSVLSFVDGPRLAEASAELVRAVRAGRLGKVVVQRVDGVEALAGAGTTATPADDAVQALLDAGFRPTPRGLRAA from the coding sequence GTGACCGTGGACCCGCTCGCGCGCTTCGCCGCGCCCACGCGCGCCTGGTTCTCGGGCGCGTTCGACGCCCCGACCGCCGCGCAGGCGGGGGCGTGGGACGCGGTGTCGAGCGACCGGCACGCGCTCGTCGTCGCCCCGACCGGGTCGGGCAAGACGCTCGCGGCGTTCCTGTGGTCGCTGGACCGGATCATGGCCGCGCCGGCGTCCGGCGAGGAGGTCGCGCGTGGGCAGCGCTGCCGCGTCGTGTACGTCTCGCCGCTCAAGGCGCTCGCGGCGGACGTCGAGCGCAACCTCCGGTCGCCGCTCGCGGGCATCCGCCAGGCGGCGGTGCGCCTGGGGCTCGAGGTGCCGGACGTCGTCGTCGGCACCCGTACGGGCGACACCCCCACGAGCGAGCGCCGCCGCCTCGCGACGCACCCGCCGGACATCCTCATCACGACGCCCGAGTCGCTCTTCCTCGTGCTCACGTCGCAGGCGCGCGCCGGGCTCGCGGGCGTCGAGACCGTGATCGTCGACGAGATCCACGCGGTGGCCGGGACCAAGCGCGGCGCGCACCTCGCGGTGTCCCTCGAGCGGCTCGACGCCTTCCTCGAGGCGCAGGACCGCCCGCCGGCGCAGCGCGTCGGGCTGTCGGCGACGGTCCGGCCCGTCGAGGCCGTCGCGACGTTCCTCGGCGGCCACCGCCCGGAGGCGGAGGCCGGTCGCGAGGTGGTCGTCGTGCAGCCGCCCGCGAGCAAGCGCATCGAGGTCGACGTCGTGGTGCCCGTCCCCGACCTCGCGGACCTCGGCTCTGCGGCCCTCGTGCCCGACACCTCGCGACGGACGGCGGCGCGCCCGGGTGGTGGTGGCACGGCACCGGGGACGGGGCTCGACGACCTCCCGCCCCTGCCCCCGGGCGAGCCCGACCTGTCTGGACCGGCGACCTCGCGACCCACCGGGGCGCCGGACGTGCGCCCTCCGCGGCCGTCGGTGTGGCCGCACGTCGAGGAGCGCGTCGTCGACCTGGTCGCCGACCACCGCTCCACGCTCGTCTTCACCAACTCGCGACGCGGCGCCGAACGGCTCACGGCGCGCATGAACGAGGTGTGGGCGGAGCGCCAGGGCGAGGACGTGCTCGACCCGGGCACGATCACCGCGGCCCAGGTGCAGGCGCAGTCGGGCGCGAGCTCCGGCGCCGAGCCCGTCATCGCGCGTGCCCACCACGGGTCGATGAGCCGCGCGGAGCGCACGCGCACGGAGACCGAGCTCAAGGACGGCCGCCTGCCCGCGGTCGTCGCGACGTCGAGCCTCGAGCTCGGCATCGACATGGGCGCGGTCGACCTCGTCGTGCAGGTCGGCGCCCCGCCGTCGGTCGCGTCCGGGCTCCAGCGCATCGGGCGCGCGGGGCACCAGGTGGGCGCCGTCTCGCACGGCGTCGTGTTCCCCACGCACCGGGGCGACCTCGTGCCGTCGGCCGTCGTGGCCGAGCGCATGCGCACCGGGGGCATCGAGGAGCTGCACGTGCTCGCGAACCCGCTCGACGTGCTCGCGCAGCAGGTCGTGGCCATGGTCGCGGTCGACGAGTGGACCGTCGCCGAGCTCGCCACCGTCGTGCGGCGCAGCGCGCCCTACGCCCACCTGGGCGACGCGCCGCTGCACGCGGTGCTCGACATGCTGGCCGGACGCTACCCGAGCGAGGACTTCGGCGAGCTGCGCGCACGCATCGTGTGGGACCGCGCGTCGGGCCGGATCACGGGGCGCCCGGGCGCGCTGCGCCTGGCAGCGACGAGCGGCGGGACGATCCCCGACCGCGGGATGTACGGCGTCTTCCTCGCGACGGACTCCGGAACCGGGACCGTCGCCGGAGACCCGGACACCGCGGGCGGCCGGGCGCCACGCGGCGGGAAGCGCGTCGGCGAGCTCGACGAGGAGATGGTGTACGAGTCGCGGGTCGGCGACACCTTCACGCTCGGGTCGAGCACGTGGCGCATCGAGGACATCACGCCCGACCGCGTGCTGGTGACCCCGGCGCCGGGCATCCCCGGGCGCCTGCCGTTCTGGAAGGGCGACTCCCCCGGCCGGCCCGCCGAGCTCGGGCGCGCGCTCGGCGCCTGGGTGCGCGAGACCGACACCCTCGCCGCGGACGACCACGACGCCGCGGCCGACCGGCTGAGCTCCGCCGGGCTCGACGCGTGGGCGAGCGACAACCTGCTCGCCTACCTCCGCGAGCAGCGCGACGCGACCGGGCGCGTGCCCGACGACCGGACGGTCGTCGTCGAGCGCTTCCGCGACGAGCTCGGCGACTGGCGCGTCGTCGTGCACTCGCCCTACGGGGCGAAGGTCCACGCGCCGTGGGCGCTCGTGCTCGCCGCGCGGCTGCGGGAGCGGTACGGCGTCGACGCCGCGGCGATGCACGCGGACGACGGCATCGTCCTGCGCCTGCCGGACACCGGGGACTCGTGGCTGGAAGGATCGAGCGACGGGACGGGCGGGCTCGGCGGCGACGCGCCCGTCGTCCCGGTGGAGGACCTGCTGCTCGACCCCGACGAGGTCCTCGACGCGGTGCGCGACGAGCTCGGCGGGTCGGTCATGTTCGCGTCCCGGTTCCGCGAGGCGGCCGCGCGCGCGCTCCTGCTCCCCCGGCGCCGCCCGGACCGCCGCCAGCCGCTGTGGCAGCAGCGCCAGCGCTCGGCCCAGCTCCTCTCGGTCGCGTCGCAGTACCCCGAGTTCCCGATCGTGCTCGAGGCCGCCCGCGAGTGCTTGCAGGACGACTTCGACGTCGCCGCGCTCACCGACCTCATGCGCGACCTCGCCGCCGGGCGCGTGCGCCTCGTCGAGGTGACGACCCCGACGCCGTCGCCCTTCGCGCAGTCCCTGCTGTTCGGGTACACGGCGCAGTTCCTCTACGACGGCGACGCCCCGCTCGCGGAGCGGCGTGCTGCCGCGCTCTCGCTCGACCCGACCCTGCTCGCGGAGCTGCTCGGCGGGGACGGCGTCGCGGCCCAGCTCGCGGACCTGCTCGACCCGGCGCAGATCGAGCGCACCGAGGCCGAGCTCGGCGCGCTCGCGCCGGAGCGCCAGGCCCGCCACGCGGAGGACGTGTGGGACGTGCTGCGGCGGGTCGGGCCGCTCACGGACGCCGAGGTCGCGGCCCGCACGCGCGAGGACGTGCGCGCCGACGCCGGGGCGTGGGTGCGCGAGCTCGAGGCGGCCCGGCGCGTGATCCGCGTCCGGCTGGCGGGCGTCGCTCCCGAGCGGGCGGTGCAGTGGGCGGTCGTGGAGGACGCCGGCCGCCTGCGCGACGCGCTGGGCGTCGCGCTGCCGGTCGGCATCCCCGAGGTGTTCACCGAGCCCGTCCCCGACCCGCTCGGCGACCTCGTGCGCCGCCACGCGCGCACGCACGGTCCGTTCACCGCGGGCGACCTCGCGACGCGCCTCGGCCTCGGTGTCGCGGTGGTGGTGCAGACGCTCGAGCGGCTCGAGGCGGCACGGATCGTCGTCCGCGGGCGCCTGCGGCCCGAGTCGATCGGCGGCACGGGCGACGACTGGTGCGACGCCGAGGTGCTGCGCGTGCTGCGCCGGCGGTCGCTGGCGGCGCTGCGCGCCGAGGTCGAGCCGGTGCCGGCCGAGACGCTCGGCGTCTTCCTGCCGCGGTGGCAGGGACTGGGAGCGCTGCGCGGGTCCGACGGCCTGCTGCGCGTCGTCGAGCAGCTCTCGGGGGCGGCCGTGCCCGCCTCCGCGCTCGAGACGCTGGTCCTGCCGTCTCGGGTCACGGACTACACGCCGACGATGCTCGACGAGCTCACGACGACCGGGGAGGTCGTGTGGTGCGGCCACGCCCCCCTGCCCGGCTCGGGCGGCGGCGACGGGCTCGTGAGCCTCCACCTGGCCGAGTGGGCGCCGCTCACGCTCCCGGACCCCGGTCCGGCGCCCGGATCGGGACTGCACGCGACCCTCCTCGACCTGCTCGACGGCTCGGGCGGCTACTTCCTCCCGCGGCTCGCCGAGCGCGCCGGGGCGGACGTCGGCCCGACGCTCGAGGCGCTGTGGGACCTCGTGTGGTCCGGCCACGTGACGAACGACGGGCTGGGCTCGCTCCGTGCCCGGCTGGGGGCCGGGGGCGGTGCGCACCGCGCCCCCCGGGCTCCCGCACGCGCCCGTCCGGTGGGGCGCGGCCGGTTCGCGGGGCTGCGCCCGCCGACGTCCCCGGACACGACGCTGCGCGGGGGTGCCGGCCGCTGGTCGGCGCTGCCCCCGCGCGAGCCGGACCCCACCCGGCGCGCGCACGCGCTCGCGCGCGTCCTGCTCGACCGGCACGGGGTGCTCACGCGCGCCGTCGCCCCCGCCGAGGGCGTGGCGGGATCGTTCCGCGCGGTCTACCGCGTGCTGAGCGAGCTCGAGGCGACGGGGGCCGCGCGGCGCGGGTACTTCGTCGAGCACCTCGGCGGCTCCCAGTTCGCGCTCCCGGGCGCGGTGGACCAGCTCCGGACCGACGCGCAGGACCGCGAGCGGGCGATCGAGTCCGCCGCGGCCCGCGGGTCGGGCACCGGGTCGGACGCCCTGCCTCCGCTGCGGCCCGACGACCGCACGTCGCGCGGGGGCCCCCGGCCGGGCGCGGTGCTCCTCGCCGCGACCGACCCCGCGAACCCGTACGGCGCCGCGCTGCCGTGGCCCGCACGACCGTCCGCCGTCGACCCGGGGCCGGGCACCGCGGCGAGCCCCGTGGCGCCCGCGACCGCCGGACCGCCGTCCGGCAGCGCAGCGTCGCCGGCCCGTGCGGCGACCGGCACCGACGCGTCGCGCGGGCACCGCCCCGGGCGCAAGGCCGGGGCCGTCGTCGTGCTGAGCGACGGCGACCTCGCCCTGTACGTCGAACGCGGGGGCCGGTCGGTCCTCTCGTTCGTCGACGGCCCGCGGCTCGCCGAGGCGAGCGCCGAGCTCGTCCGGGCGGTCCGCGCCGGGAGGCTCGGCAAGGTCGTCGTGCAGCGGGTCGACGGCGTCGAGGCGCTCGCGGGCGCCGGGACCACCGCGACCCCGGCGGACGACGCCGTCCAGGCCCTCCTCGACGCCGGGTTCCGACCGACGCCCCGCGGCCTGCGGGCGGCCTGA
- a CDS encoding DUF3046 domain-containing protein encodes MRYREFSELVDEVFGASLGRAYVREQVLSALDDRTAAQALEDGVEPRVVWHALCDALDVPDARRWGHDDHRQAPPRR; translated from the coding sequence GTGCGCTACCGCGAGTTCTCCGAGCTGGTCGACGAGGTGTTCGGCGCGTCCCTGGGGCGCGCCTACGTCCGCGAGCAGGTGCTGTCCGCGCTCGACGACCGGACCGCCGCCCAGGCCCTCGAGGACGGTGTCGAGCCGCGCGTCGTCTGGCACGCCCTGTGCGACGCCCTCGACGTGCCCGACGCGCGGCGCTGGGGCCACGATGACCACCGCCAGGCCCCGCCGCGCCGCTGA